The proteins below are encoded in one region of Lactuca sativa cultivar Salinas chromosome 3, Lsat_Salinas_v11, whole genome shotgun sequence:
- the LOC128132835 gene encoding uncharacterized protein LOC128132835, which produces MKLAIGEEFQNVYYCLPNIPLSRGICPIIDHLDFDQFIDSGYEYREILVYVDHNGNGLEEWWDDDMNLVVSEDNESGLEDDNVPRKEENNAPDETHPNVGLEDKVIDIDKVPLNKTTWDEFLSKLYPLEGDTGDNEVEEEDVEIHSIFNPDMQWKRQVPVLGMKFESPKQLKNMFCNYDVANGYQLCFKKNDSKRLLVVCCKGACLFRLWATWMRQEVSFQIKSLKIEHNCARNYKLGSIVTYSWIGEHYTKEILHRQKLTIRQLRLEVIRKFGIRVSLTQCRRARVHAMNLIEGTLIEHYEKLWSYGEEIRRRNPGSTVKIDVQCMRDGLTYFSKFYVCFANVKSDWLEGCRKVLGIDGCFLKGVCNGELLCVVGRDANNHIFPVAWAIVCVEIKENWMWFLELLRDDLKLGMSTGFTLMYDQHKGLMEAVKDVLLCVENRQCARHIVANFKKRLSPEAHKYLMEKEPKTWSRAFYEVGRACVAVENGISKSFNAVIVEAKRKPIITMLEELRLYIMERMFNLKHKK; this is translated from the exons ATGAAGCT AGCTATTGGGGAAGAGTTTCAAAACGTCTACTATTGCTTACCTAACATCCCTTTATCTAGAGGGATTTGTCCCATTATAGATCATTTGGATTTTGACCAGTTTATAGATAGCGGGTATGAATATAGGGAAATTTTAGTTTATGTTGATCATAATGGGAATGGGTTGGAGGAATGGTGGGATGATGACATGAATCTTGTTGTTAGTGAAGATAATGAAAGTGGCCTTGAAGATGATAATGTACCTAGAAAAGAAGAAAACAATGCCCCTGATGAAACGCATCCCAATGTAGGTCTTGAAGATAAAGTAATTGACATTGACAAAGTACCTTTGAACAAGACGACTTGGGATGAGTTTCTTAGTAAGTTATATCCTCTAGAAGGTGATACTGGTGACAatgaagttgaagaagaagatgttgagATCCATTCCATTTTCAACCCTGATATGCAATGGAAGAGGCAAGTACCTGTTCTTGGGATGAAATTTGAAAGTCCAAAGCAACTGAAAAATATGTTCTGTAACTATGATGTGGCAAATGGATACCAACTATGCTTCAAAAAGAATGATAGTAAAAGGTTGTTGGTGGTGTGTTGCAAAGGAGCTTGCCTATTCAGGTTATGGGCTACATGGATGAGGCAGGAGGTGTCATTTCAAATCAAGTCATTGAAGATTGAGCATAATTGTGCTAGAAACTACAAACTAGGATCAATTGTTACATACTCTTGGATAGGAGAGCATTATACAAAGGAAATTTTGCATAGACAAAAGTTAACAATTAGACAATTGAGATTAGAGGTCATCAGGAAGTTTGGAATACGGGTTAGTTTAACTCAATGCAGAAGAGCAAGGGTACATGCCATGAATCTTATAGAGGGGACTCTTATTGAGCATTATGAAAAATTGTGGTCTTATGGGGAGGAAATTAGAAGAAGAAATCCAGGTTCAACAGTCAAAATCGATGTCCAATGCATGCGTGATGGTTTGACTTACTTTAGTAAGTTCTATGTATGTTTTGCTAATGTGAAATCTGATTGGTTAGAAGGTTGTAGAAAGGTGTTAGGTATAGATGGATGTTTCCTTAAGGGTGTATGCAATGGGGAATTATTGTGTGTTGTGGGCAGAGATGCTAACAACCACATATTTCCAGTTGCATGGGCAATAGTGTGTGTTGAGATTAAGGAAAACTGGATGTGGTTTTTGGAGTTGCTCAGAGATGATCTTAAACTAGGTATGAGCACTGGGTTTACCTTAATGTATGACCAACACAAGGGTCTTATGGAGGCAGTTAAGGATGTGCTTCTTTGTGTTGAGAATCGACAATGTGCAAGGCACATTGTTGCAAATTTTAAGAAGAG ATTAAGTCCGGAAGCCCATAAGTACTTGATGGAGAAGGAACCAAAGACCTGGTCGAGAGCATTTTATGAGGTAGGGAGGGCATGTGTTGCAGTGGAGAATGGTATTTCTAAGAGCTTTAATGCAGTAATTGTTGAGGCCAAAAGAAAACCAATAATCACTATGTTGGAGGAGTTGAGGTTATATATCATGGAGAGGATGTTTAACTTAAAACACAAGAAATGA